A single genomic interval of Notolabrus celidotus isolate fNotCel1 chromosome 13, fNotCel1.pri, whole genome shotgun sequence harbors:
- the LOC117823915 gene encoding gastrula zinc finger protein XlCGF57.1-like — MSGFQDLKDLFKRRLLAAVTRDLTENRTTSGYEEELHRQRKLLDVMLTPEIKLQRAVFPLDVQQRSLSKEDFPLEQQERSSSLDQEVTEPLHIKEEQEDLWSSQEGEQLQGLEEADTTKFPFTPVSVKSEDEEKPLSSQLHEWQTKEMGTGADEVDCGGPELARGSDPERLFQPKTDSASEAETDDSDDWKETRDNHSNLKSVKNVNKRPKTDNKSHSHSECGKTFKTKHELTTHTRTHTGEKPFSCSECGKRFRHKGDLTRHMWVHTGEKPFSCSVCSKKFSRKRGLTKHMSVHNQEKPFSCSECSKIFSFKWHLTTHMLVHIGEKPFGCSVCEKRFSLKWDLTTHMSVHIGEKPFSCPVCSKISNQKGDLTRHMLVHTGEKPFSCSVCSKRFSLKWNLTKHMSVHTGEKHYSCSVCGKRISQKGDLTRHMLIHTGEKPFRCSVCSKRFSLKWNLTKHMWVHTGEKSFSCSVCSKRFTQKGCLTKHMLSHS; from the exons acagaaaacagaacaacatcTGGATATGAAGAGGAGCTTCACCGACAGAGGAAACTGCTGGATGTGATGTTAACACCGGagataaagctgcagagagcag tgtttcctttAGACGTCCAGCAGCGGTCATTGAGTAAAGAAGATTTTCCCCttgagcagcaggagaggagctcCAGTCTGGACCAGGAGGTCACTGAGCCCCTTCACATtaaagaggaacaggaggacctgtggagcagtcaggagggagagcagcttcAAGGACTGGAGGAGGCTGATACCACCAAGTTCCCCTTCACTCCTGTCTCTGTGAAGagtgaagatgaagagaaaCCTCTGTCCTCACAGCTTCACGAATGGCAAACTAAAGAAATGGGAACAGGGGCTGATGAAGTGGACTGTGGAGGACCAGAACTAGCCAGGGGCTCAGATCCAGAGAGACTTTTCCAACCAAAGACTGACAGTGCTTCAGAAGCTGAGACTGATGACAGTGATGATTGGAAAGAGACCAGAGACAatcattcaaatttaaaatctgTGAAAAATGTTAACAAGAGACCAAAGACTGATAACAAATCACATAGTCACTCTGAATGTGgtaaaacattcaaaactaAACATGAACTGACAACACACACGAGGactcacacaggagagaaacccttcagctgctctgagtgcgGTAAAAGATTCCGCCATAAAGGGGATCTAACCAGACACATGTGGGTTCACAccggagagaaacccttcagctgttCTGTTTGCAGTAAAAAATTCAGCCGTAAAAGGGGTTTAACCAAACACATGTCAGTTCATAACcaagagaaacccttcagctgctctgagtgcaGTAAAATATTTAGCTTCAAATGGCATCTAACCACACACATGTTGGTTCACATAGGAGAGAAACCCTTCGGCTGCTCCGTGTGCGAGAAAAGATTTAGCTTAAAATGGGATTTAACCACACACATGTCGGTTCACAtaggagagaaacccttcagctgcccTGTTTGCAGTAAAATAAGCAACCAGAAAGGGGATCTAACCAGACACATGTTggttcacacaggagagaaacccttcagctgctctgtttgcagTAAAAGATTCAGTCTAAAATGGAATTTAACCAAACACATGTCagttcacacaggagagaaacactacagctgctctgtttgtggtAAAAGAATCAGCCAGAAAGGGGATCTAACCAGACACATGCTgattcacacaggagagaaacccttcagatGCTCTGTTTGCAGTAAAAGATTCAGCCTAAAATGGAATTTAACCAAACACATGTGggttcacacaggagagaaatcCTTCAGCTGCTCCGTTTGCAGTAAAAGATTCACCCAAAAAGGTTGTCTTACCAAACACATGTTGAGTCACTCctga